From Gimesia panareensis, the proteins below share one genomic window:
- a CDS encoding arginine repressor gives MIATDAFDNYWSEIRLSEDYLKTYGHNECFDYEDRSHSSLVYANREVQKHLKSVSQLRMFDGPGENERFSAQNFHEALIDVLNPPERWFRQFWVLNSPEYLALKSGAKNDEDLVLHELNSKTAKPHSDPEVKKKRSAPAGKERFGQNTMLLLHFLLSHHGCNSDNPNNSYLSQSQITKKINEEGIKISQPTVSRSLDSLMREAPSFGRLNGAKKYKLLCEQNEICGVLSGLQVKSNQYLDRELPVLLGISDENIDLLHEKGY, from the coding sequence ATGATCGCGACTGATGCCTTCGATAATTACTGGAGTGAGATACGTCTCAGTGAAGATTATCTCAAAACCTACGGACATAATGAATGCTTTGACTATGAAGATAGATCACACTCGAGCCTAGTATACGCAAACCGTGAGGTCCAGAAACACTTGAAAAGCGTTAGCCAACTCCGAATGTTCGATGGCCCCGGAGAAAATGAGAGGTTTAGTGCCCAGAATTTTCATGAAGCCCTGATCGACGTTTTAAATCCACCAGAACGATGGTTTCGACAGTTCTGGGTGCTGAATTCACCTGAGTACCTTGCTCTTAAATCCGGAGCCAAGAATGATGAAGACCTAGTACTTCATGAACTCAATTCAAAAACAGCAAAGCCCCATTCCGATCCAGAAGTTAAAAAAAAGCGGTCAGCTCCCGCAGGTAAAGAACGCTTCGGCCAAAATACGATGCTATTACTTCATTTCCTTCTCAGTCACCACGGATGTAATTCTGACAATCCCAACAATTCGTATTTGAGTCAATCACAGATTACTAAGAAGATAAATGAGGAAGGTATAAAGATCTCACAGCCGACAGTCTCGCGATCGTTGGATTCGTTGATGAGGGAGGCACCGTCATTTGGTAGGCTCAATGGGGCAAAGAAATACAAACTGCTTTGCGAGCAAAATGAGATATGCGGAGTCTTAAGTGGTCTCCAAGTGAAATCAAATCAATATCTGGACAGAGAACTTCCAGTACTGCTAGGGATATCTGATGAAAACATCGATCTCCTTCATGAGAAAGGTTATTGA
- a CDS encoding tyrosine-type recombinase/integrase, translating to MAKKKQSKSEKKIIPKVRIAQPSGRPFQIRYTCPNEKREIRISVGSRDIEDAEQMKAEIEARFLLGLDPQEKKDKVFGPEMAWDDFREEYRVLHLSALRDRTAEDVESRLDIAERIVKPKTLGDMAKSATLQKLKSRLLAGEQGVRGKPRSPHTVRGYLRSILAALNWAYDQDWLETRPKLPRIKTSKNPMKGRPISAAEFKKMLESASEIVGKEAAPSWKYVLQGLWESALRIDELMHLSWDLPGTIRPVWQPGKHPVPEIPAAMQKNDTFQTIPLLPGFEKLILETPETDRNGWIFNPLSLQLKLGRKVRHERPDSDWVGKVISRIGKEAKIIVEQGDEKTGRSIKFASAHDLRRSCGERLRNAGVPPLVIIRIMRHSSWETTQKHYAPGDVQQAAESLHQILVQEESKEQQSDTETSS from the coding sequence ATGGCGAAGAAGAAACAATCAAAGTCAGAAAAAAAAATAATTCCGAAAGTTCGCATCGCACAACCATCGGGACGCCCTTTCCAGATCAGGTACACCTGCCCCAATGAAAAGCGTGAGATCCGGATTTCAGTCGGCAGTCGAGACATCGAAGATGCTGAGCAGATGAAAGCCGAGATTGAAGCGAGATTTTTATTGGGACTCGACCCACAAGAGAAGAAAGACAAAGTCTTCGGCCCCGAGATGGCCTGGGATGACTTTCGGGAAGAATATCGCGTACTGCATCTTTCAGCACTGCGTGACAGAACTGCTGAAGATGTAGAGAGTCGGTTGGATATAGCAGAGCGAATCGTAAAGCCCAAGACTCTTGGAGACATGGCAAAATCAGCCACATTACAAAAACTGAAGTCACGTCTCCTGGCGGGGGAACAGGGAGTACGAGGGAAACCACGTTCTCCACACACTGTGCGAGGATATCTGAGGAGTATCTTAGCTGCTCTCAATTGGGCTTACGACCAGGACTGGTTGGAGACACGTCCCAAACTACCACGCATCAAGACATCCAAGAACCCGATGAAGGGCCGTCCGATCTCTGCAGCAGAATTCAAAAAGATGCTTGAATCAGCTTCAGAGATCGTTGGGAAGGAAGCAGCTCCCTCCTGGAAATATGTCCTTCAAGGTCTTTGGGAATCCGCCCTCCGGATTGATGAATTGATGCACCTCTCTTGGGACTTACCCGGAACGATCCGTCCTGTATGGCAACCAGGAAAGCACCCTGTTCCGGAAATTCCAGCAGCAATGCAGAAGAACGACACATTCCAGACGATCCCTCTTCTGCCTGGATTTGAAAAACTTATCCTGGAGACTCCTGAGACAGATCGCAACGGGTGGATTTTCAATCCCCTCTCTCTTCAACTGAAGCTCGGCAGAAAAGTCCGCCACGAACGCCCTGACTCGGACTGGGTTGGAAAAGTGATCAGTCGGATTGGGAAAGAAGCAAAAATCATAGTTGAACAGGGAGATGAGAAGACGGGTCGCTCCATCAAATTTGCATCTGCTCATGATCTGAGGCGGTCTTGTGGGGAACGATTAAGAAACGCAGGCGTTCCTCCATTGGTAATCATCCGGATCATGAGACATTCATCATGGGAAACGACACAAAAGCACTACGCTCCTGGCGATGTTCAACAAGCAGCAGAATCCTTGCACCAAATCTTGGTACAGGAAGAATCAAAAGAGCAGCAGTCAGATACTGAAACTTCATCATGA
- a CDS encoding HEAT repeat domain-containing protein, producing MLYQEILSRLDAGLKSDEREMFITECLLNPLPISPWSLWTLCSLIKHRQRQEYVLHIVRDKLSGDPKALAEAGALGHPPIERTGLVPTNTDWEYRFHGRGCCLTNRITGELLDVDFYDETADWFNSYFYEGYLESLKEPEIWERHVIKLHPSLETVAISFQNLIENGLLEKHPESSVVRLGFESDEFLGLLERFEEASDSLVQRLAAVLGDWGMLTEGEVSRQDVLEAFARTSLDREQDLIQRFERNDQQRLALRSLFEMESSRRFEILRQALSSPPSGTVSAALDILFEMNDGLWCDEVWSLLSRTDPDGELPQPHIWHTCLEYLTLHTSDCESIKQNLRKTSGHTIGDVAILALKHFPEESLGLFRRALCSTVPNNRIIAASALALIDQPWSHEELLAVLRNSDDQEMTAECRAALREIPRPKLHQIVDEWEYQNPHEAETGEWISMEEAALRRSQGLIRVEMESLHDQVLPLRAIIPPEPPSS from the coding sequence ATGCTTTACCAGGAGATTCTTTCTCGGCTCGATGCTGGTCTGAAGTCGGATGAAAGAGAGATGTTCATCACAGAATGTCTTTTGAATCCACTCCCGATTTCTCCTTGGTCTCTGTGGACGCTCTGTTCCCTCATAAAACACCGGCAACGTCAGGAATACGTTCTGCATATTGTTCGTGATAAGCTGAGCGGAGATCCAAAGGCTCTTGCTGAAGCTGGAGCATTAGGCCATCCTCCCATCGAACGAACTGGCCTGGTACCAACCAACACAGATTGGGAGTACCGTTTTCATGGTCGAGGCTGTTGTCTGACCAACCGTATCACAGGGGAGTTGCTTGACGTCGACTTCTACGACGAGACAGCGGATTGGTTCAATAGTTATTTCTATGAAGGGTACCTGGAATCTCTCAAAGAGCCTGAGATCTGGGAACGGCATGTGATTAAACTCCACCCTTCACTCGAAACAGTGGCCATTTCGTTTCAGAACCTGATAGAGAATGGTCTGCTTGAAAAGCATCCAGAATCTAGCGTCGTTCGATTGGGATTTGAATCAGACGAGTTTCTCGGTTTACTTGAACGCTTTGAAGAAGCATCCGATTCACTCGTTCAAAGACTGGCAGCTGTCTTGGGTGACTGGGGAATGCTGACTGAAGGAGAAGTCTCCCGTCAGGATGTCTTAGAAGCGTTTGCCCGGACTAGCCTCGATCGCGAGCAGGATCTGATCCAGCGATTTGAACGCAATGATCAACAGAGGTTAGCACTGCGAAGCCTTTTTGAAATGGAAAGCTCCAGGAGATTTGAGATCCTTCGCCAGGCTTTGAGTTCACCCCCATCAGGCACAGTTTCAGCTGCGTTGGACATCCTATTTGAAATGAATGATGGATTATGGTGTGACGAAGTTTGGAGTCTGCTCAGCAGAACTGATCCTGATGGAGAACTCCCTCAGCCACACATCTGGCATACGTGTTTGGAGTACCTGACCCTGCACACTTCGGATTGTGAAAGCATCAAGCAAAATCTGCGAAAGACCTCCGGTCATACAATCGGTGATGTAGCCATTCTTGCTTTGAAACACTTTCCTGAAGAGTCGTTAGGACTGTTCCGCAGAGCGTTGTGTTCGACGGTTCCTAACAACCGGATCATAGCGGCTTCGGCGTTAGCTTTGATTGATCAACCTTGGAGCCACGAAGAATTACTTGCAGTACTCCGTAATTCAGATGACCAGGAAATGACTGCCGAGTGCCGGGCTGCACTGCGTGAGATTCCACGTCCCAAGCTCCATCAGATTGTAGATGAGTGGGAGTACCAGAATCCGCATGAAGCTGAAACGGGGGAATGGATTTCAATGGAAGAAGCTGCTCTCCGGAGATCTCAGGGGCTCATCAGAGTTGAAATGGAGTCCTTGCATGATCAAGTTCTTCCTTTGCGAGCCATCATACCACCTGAACCGCCCAGCTCATGA